One Granulicella sp. 5B5 DNA window includes the following coding sequences:
- the trpD gene encoding anthranilate phosphoribosyltransferase: MSIQIELRRIVEARETLSRDEAAALMVKILGSEASEVEVAGLLGALAGRGETAAEIAGFAATMRAAATMLPLTDAEQAELVDTCGTGGDASGSFNISTAAALVAAAAGAKVAKHGNRAVTSRCGSADVLEAMGVPVTLAPEAAVAALRQHGFCFLLAPSHHPAMKAVMPVRRALGVRTVLHVLGPLLNPAGARRQVMGVYQPRLVPLVAEAMTLLGAKHAMVVCGENGMDELAISGPSHVAEVFRSPNGEGSVREYVVMPEDFGLQRAPMSALRGGDAVENAAILTSIFAGETGPRRDVVLLNAAAVLVTAGVAKDIGAGLTIAADAIDAGKVTQLVDALRV, encoded by the coding sequence ATGTCGATACAGATAGAGCTGCGAAGGATTGTGGAGGCGCGGGAGACGCTCTCGCGTGACGAGGCGGCTGCGCTGATGGTGAAGATTCTCGGCAGCGAAGCCAGCGAGGTGGAGGTTGCCGGACTGCTGGGTGCGCTGGCCGGGCGCGGCGAGACGGCTGCCGAGATCGCAGGCTTTGCCGCGACGATGCGCGCCGCCGCGACGATGCTGCCGTTGACCGATGCCGAACAGGCTGAGTTGGTAGATACATGCGGTACGGGTGGGGATGCGAGTGGGAGCTTTAACATTTCGACGGCTGCGGCGCTGGTGGCTGCCGCAGCGGGCGCGAAGGTGGCCAAGCATGGCAATCGCGCGGTGACGAGCCGGTGCGGCTCCGCAGATGTGCTGGAGGCGATGGGCGTGCCGGTGACGCTGGCTCCTGAGGCTGCGGTGGCGGCGCTGCGGCAGCATGGGTTCTGCTTTCTGCTGGCGCCGAGTCACCATCCGGCGATGAAGGCGGTGATGCCGGTGCGACGCGCGCTGGGTGTGCGAACGGTGCTGCATGTGCTGGGGCCGTTGCTGAATCCGGCAGGGGCGCGACGGCAGGTGATGGGTGTGTATCAGCCTCGTCTGGTGCCTCTAGTGGCGGAGGCGATGACGCTGCTGGGAGCAAAACATGCGATGGTCGTTTGCGGCGAGAACGGGATGGATGAGCTTGCGATCAGCGGGCCGAGCCATGTGGCCGAGGTGTTCCGTTCCCCGAACGGCGAGGGCAGCGTTCGCGAGTATGTGGTGATGCCGGAGGATTTTGGGTTGCAGCGGGCCCCGATGAGCGCGCTACGGGGTGGCGATGCGGTGGAGAATGCTGCGATTCTGACGAGCATCTTTGCCGGCGAAACGGGGCCGCGCCGCGATGTGGTACTGCTGAATGCTGCCGCGGTGCTGGTGACGGCGGGCGTCGCGAAGGATATTGGCGCGGGGCTGACGATTGCGGCAGACGCGATCGACGCAGGCAAAGTGACGCAGCTGGTTGACGCGCTGAGAGTGTAA
- the sucC gene encoding ADP-forming succinate--CoA ligase subunit beta, protein MKIHEYQAKDILRKYGVTVPAGEMATTLEEADHAAKALFSAGNAVVVVKAQIHAGGRGKGGGVKLAKTIQEADAASRAILGMQLVTHQTGPQGQKVQRLLIEAGSAIDRELYLGLVLDRASSKVVFMASQAGGMEIEEVAHDTPEKIYKEYIDPALGLQPYQARKLAFKLGLSKEQIGEAVKFMLGLYKAFIETDCTLMEINPFITTKDGKLAALDCKINFDDNAMFRHKDLKELRDITEEDPLEVEASKFALNYIKLDGSIACMVNGAGLAMATMDIIEYAGGKAANFLDVGGGANQEQIENAFGILLSDKNVKAIFINIFGGILRVDVLATAVVAAARKLNVQIPIILRLEGTNVEEGRKIIADSGLKVQIGATMKEAADLAVAAAKGVN, encoded by the coding sequence ATGAAGATTCACGAGTACCAGGCCAAGGATATCCTCCGCAAATACGGCGTCACCGTCCCTGCGGGCGAGATGGCCACCACCCTCGAAGAGGCCGACCACGCCGCCAAGGCGCTCTTCTCTGCCGGCAACGCAGTTGTTGTCGTCAAGGCACAGATCCACGCCGGCGGTCGCGGCAAGGGCGGCGGCGTCAAGCTCGCCAAAACCATTCAGGAAGCCGACGCGGCCTCGCGCGCCATCCTCGGCATGCAGCTTGTCACACACCAGACCGGCCCGCAGGGCCAGAAGGTGCAGCGCCTGCTCATCGAGGCCGGCTCCGCCATCGACCGCGAGCTCTACCTGGGCCTCGTGCTCGACCGGGCTTCCTCCAAGGTGGTGTTCATGGCCTCGCAGGCTGGCGGCATGGAGATCGAAGAGGTCGCCCACGACACCCCCGAAAAGATCTACAAGGAGTACATCGACCCCGCGCTCGGCCTGCAGCCCTACCAGGCGCGCAAGCTCGCCTTCAAGCTCGGCCTCTCCAAGGAGCAGATCGGCGAAGCGGTCAAGTTCATGCTCGGCCTCTACAAGGCCTTCATAGAAACCGACTGCACGTTGATGGAGATCAACCCCTTCATCACCACCAAGGACGGCAAGCTCGCCGCGCTCGACTGCAAGATCAACTTCGACGACAACGCGATGTTCCGCCACAAGGACCTCAAGGAACTCCGCGACATCACCGAAGAAGACCCGCTCGAGGTCGAAGCCAGCAAGTTCGCGCTCAACTACATCAAGCTCGACGGCTCCATCGCCTGCATGGTCAACGGCGCGGGACTCGCGATGGCGACGATGGACATCATCGAATACGCCGGCGGCAAGGCAGCCAACTTCCTCGACGTAGGCGGCGGCGCCAACCAGGAGCAGATCGAAAACGCCTTCGGCATCCTACTCAGCGACAAGAACGTGAAGGCGATCTTCATCAACATCTTCGGCGGCATCCTCCGCGTGGACGTCCTCGCCACCGCCGTCGTAGCCGCAGCCAGGAAGCTCAACGTGCAGATCCCCATCATCCTCCGCCTCGAAGGCACCAACGTCGAAGAAGGCCGCAAGATCATCGCCGACTCCGGCCTCAAGGTCCAGATCGGCGCAACCATGAAGGAAGCCGCCGACCTCGCCGTAGCCGCCGCCAAGGGAGTCAACTAA
- the sucD gene encoding succinate--CoA ligase subunit alpha, translating to MSVLVDKNTRLIVQGITGREGSFHAKGCAEYAKQFGVDLVVGGVTPGKGGTTHEGWPVFNTVEEAVNATGANATVIFVPPPAAADGILEAVDAGLPLIVCITEGIPVLDMVKAYPIVKASKSTLIGPNCPGVISPGKAKIGIMPGRIHKEGSVGIVSKSGTLTYEAVHQLTQLGIGQSTAIGIGGDPIIGTTHIDALKLLNEDPQTEAIIMIGEIGGSAEEAAAEYIKAHVMKPVVGFIAGQTAPPGRRMGHAGAIISGGEGTAASKMAAMSAAGIHVVKSPAEIGDAMARLLQK from the coding sequence ATGTCCGTTCTCGTAGATAAAAATACCCGCCTCATCGTGCAGGGCATTACCGGCCGCGAAGGCTCCTTCCACGCCAAGGGCTGCGCGGAGTATGCGAAGCAGTTCGGCGTCGACTTAGTCGTCGGCGGCGTGACGCCCGGCAAGGGCGGCACCACGCACGAAGGCTGGCCGGTCTTCAACACCGTCGAAGAGGCCGTGAACGCCACCGGCGCAAACGCCACCGTCATCTTCGTCCCTCCGCCCGCCGCAGCCGACGGTATCCTCGAAGCCGTCGACGCCGGCCTGCCGCTCATCGTCTGCATCACCGAAGGCATCCCTGTCCTCGACATGGTGAAGGCCTACCCCATCGTCAAGGCGTCGAAGTCCACGCTGATCGGCCCCAACTGCCCCGGCGTCATCTCGCCCGGCAAGGCCAAGATCGGCATCATGCCTGGCCGCATTCACAAAGAGGGAAGCGTCGGCATCGTCTCCAAGTCCGGCACGCTCACCTATGAGGCCGTGCATCAGCTCACGCAGCTCGGCATCGGCCAGTCCACGGCCATCGGCATCGGCGGCGACCCCATCATCGGCACCACCCACATCGACGCCCTCAAGCTCCTCAACGAAGACCCCCAGACCGAAGCCATCATCATGATCGGCGAGATCGGCGGCTCTGCCGAAGAGGCTGCAGCCGAGTACATCAAGGCCCACGTGATGAAGCCGGTCGTCGGCTTCATCGCCGGCCAGACGGCGCCTCCGGGCCGCCGCATGGGCCACGCCGGCGCCATCATCTCCGGCGGTGAAGGCACAGCCGCCAGCAAGATGGCCGCCATGTCAGCCGCAGGCATCCACGTCGTCAAATCCCCCGCCGAGATCGGCGACGCAATGGCGAGACTTTTGCAGAAGTAG
- the ndk gene encoding nucleoside-diphosphate kinase yields the protein MSQRTFSIIKPDAVRKGDTGAILAEITKAGFKIVAIKKISLSKAQAEGFYHVHAARPFFGELVEFMASGPIFPMVLEKDNAIADLRKLMGATDPAKADEGTIRKMFASSIGENAIHGSDAEDTAAFEIGYFFAGLELK from the coding sequence GTGTCACAACGCACCTTCAGCATCATCAAGCCCGACGCCGTCCGCAAGGGCGACACCGGTGCGATCCTCGCCGAGATCACCAAGGCCGGCTTTAAGATCGTCGCCATCAAGAAGATTTCGCTCTCCAAGGCCCAGGCCGAGGGTTTCTATCACGTCCATGCCGCCCGCCCCTTCTTCGGCGAGCTCGTCGAGTTCATGGCCTCCGGCCCCATCTTCCCCATGGTGCTCGAGAAGGACAACGCCATCGCCGACCTCCGCAAGCTCATGGGCGCCACTGACCCTGCCAAGGCGGACGAGGGTACCATCCGCAAGATGTTCGCCAGCTCCATCGGCGAGAACGCCATCCACGGCTCTGACGCCGAAGACACCGCCGCCTTCGAGATTGGCTACTTCTTCGCCGGCCTCGAGCTCAAGTAA
- a CDS encoding SGNH/GDSL hydrolase family protein, which translates to MSNWWQGCGRVARRLGVVSAGIALSMALGGAARAQSYTDGYWVGTWGTAPMAYENSIDSYGGMQGVTLREIAHVSVGGSAVRVTLSNEFGKEPLTVNAAAIAVRQNGSEIAPGTSVPLLFGGRAAVVIPPGALVVSDAAALAVKPLSDVAVSLYVPSQPMTVISRHGFANQTNYEVSGNAVAAPELVGAKTFVSWDFLKDIAVKSDAEGGAVVAFGDSITDGAHSTRDANTRWPDVLAARLLGDRKTAKTGVINEGIGGNRVLHDGTGPSALERFDRDVIAQPGVKYVIVMESINDIGHAADPDPAHRYDIVTADDLIFGLTQLAERAHMHGIKVIGATLTPYVGAKYQSAEGETMRQTVNHWIRTSKEFDGVVDFDKVTTDPARAGVYLPADDSGDHLHPGDAGYKAMGDSIDLKLFAK; encoded by the coding sequence GTGTCGAATTGGTGGCAGGGTTGCGGTCGCGTAGCGAGGCGGTTGGGTGTGGTGTCGGCCGGGATTGCTCTGAGCATGGCGCTCGGCGGCGCGGCGCGGGCGCAAAGCTACACGGATGGCTACTGGGTGGGAACATGGGGCACGGCTCCGATGGCGTACGAGAACTCGATTGACAGCTATGGGGGCATGCAGGGTGTGACGCTGCGCGAGATTGCGCATGTCTCCGTGGGTGGGTCGGCGGTGCGGGTGACGCTGAGCAATGAGTTTGGCAAAGAGCCGCTGACGGTGAACGCCGCGGCGATTGCGGTGCGGCAGAACGGAAGCGAGATTGCACCGGGCACGAGCGTTCCTCTGTTGTTTGGCGGGCGGGCGGCGGTGGTGATCCCTCCGGGAGCGCTGGTGGTGAGCGATGCGGCGGCGCTGGCGGTGAAGCCGCTGTCGGATGTGGCTGTGAGCCTGTATGTGCCGTCGCAGCCGATGACGGTGATCTCGCGACACGGATTTGCGAACCAGACGAACTATGAGGTGAGCGGCAATGCCGTGGCCGCGCCGGAGCTGGTGGGGGCGAAAACCTTCGTCTCATGGGATTTTCTGAAGGACATTGCAGTGAAGAGTGACGCGGAGGGCGGAGCGGTGGTGGCCTTCGGCGACAGCATTACGGATGGCGCTCATAGCACGCGCGATGCGAACACCCGGTGGCCGGATGTGCTGGCGGCGCGGCTGCTGGGGGACAGGAAGACGGCGAAGACCGGCGTGATCAACGAGGGCATTGGCGGGAACCGCGTGCTGCATGACGGTACCGGGCCGAGTGCGCTGGAGCGGTTCGACCGTGACGTGATTGCGCAGCCAGGGGTGAAGTACGTGATTGTGATGGAGAGCATCAACGACATTGGCCACGCTGCCGACCCGGACCCGGCGCATCGCTATGACATCGTGACGGCGGATGACCTGATCTTTGGGCTGACGCAGCTGGCCGAGCGCGCTCATATGCACGGCATCAAGGTGATTGGCGCGACGCTGACGCCCTATGTTGGGGCGAAGTACCAGTCGGCCGAGGGCGAGACGATGCGGCAGACAGTGAACCACTGGATACGCACATCGAAGGAGTTCGACGGGGTGGTGGACTTCGACAAGGTGACGACCGACCCGGCACGTGCGGGGGTATATCTGCCGGCGGACGACAGCGGCGACCATCTGCACCCGGGCGATGCGGGGTACAAAGCGATGGGCGACTCAATCGACCTAAAGTTGTTCGCTAAGTAG